One stretch of Sardina pilchardus chromosome 17, fSarPil1.1, whole genome shotgun sequence DNA includes these proteins:
- the zgc:64002 gene encoding nicotinamide N-methyltransferase produces the protein MDPLLHFTEGEFYQVNFDSRAYLDTFFSNPSGHTDENFLAFVLHRLSETFSSGKYKGQRLIDVGSAASIHCVISACAHFDHIVLSDFADRNRAELSQWLCNAPGCFDWTPVIQHVCHMEKERSPVEVEALLRQRVQSVVKCDVRLENPFHPLTQEPADCVITSLCLEAACKDLPSYCEALRNVTSFVKPGGILVMIGVLGESFYTVAGQRFSCLRLTRSDIEETLRKLQLSILHFSMLENEAVEINHVSDYEAVFYLVALKFI, from the exons ATGGACCCATTATTGCATTTCACCGAGGGGGAATTTTATCAAGTCAATTTCGACTCAAGGGCATACCTCGACACGTTCTTTTCAAATCCAAGTGGTCATACCGATGAAAATTTTCTTGCGTTTGTTTTACATCGATTGAGTGAAACATTCTCCTCAG GGAAATACAAAGGTCAGCGCCTGATAGACGTTGGCAGCGCAGCGTCGATTCACTGCGTTATCAGTGCTTGTGCGCACTTTGACCACATCGTCCTGTCGGACTTCGCAGACAGAAATCGCGCTGAACTCAGCCAATGGCTCTGTAACGCGCCTGGTTGTTTCGACTGGACCCCGGTGATCCAACACGTTTGTCACATGGAGAAAGAAAG AAGCCCCGTTGAAGTGGAGGCCCTCCTTAGGCAGCGAGTGCAAAGCGTTGTGAAGTGTGATGTGCGCCTGGAGAACCCTTTCCACCCTTTGACCCAAGAGCCGGCGGATTGCGTGATTACGTCTTTATGTTTGGAGGCGGCGTGTAAAGACTTGCCATCTTATTGTGAAGCTCTTCGTAATGTCACATCATTCGTAAAGCCAGGTGGAATACTTGTGATGATCGGTGTTCTTGGAGAGTCATTTTACACTGTAGCTGGACAACGCTTCTCCTGTTTACGCCTGACACGCAGCGACATCGAAGAGACACTGCGTAAACTACAACTCTCTATTCTACACTTTAGCATGTTAGAAAATGAAGCCGTGGAAATCAACCATGTTTCAGACTATGAAGCTGTATTTTATCTTGTAGCTCTAAAATTCATTTGA